A single region of the Halanaerobiaceae bacterium ANBcell28 genome encodes:
- a CDS encoding flagellar basal body L-ring protein FlgH, with product MKYKSTILLLMIVFVLFFITVYTVSIEASSLWNDESANIYQAKQRSFEVGDIVTVIIEETSAASHSANTSLSQESRIDGGAGTGLLDFLRSLGLSYSDQDRADGQTQRSGQLSADITVQLVESFDNGNFKISGTKSVKLNDEEHIISLSGIIRADDIDEDNYISSHKIADAMIEFEGQGVVSAKQRPNIFQRLLNWIF from the coding sequence ATGAAATACAAAAGTACAATTTTATTGCTAATGATTGTTTTCGTATTGTTTTTTATAACAGTTTATACTGTTTCTATAGAAGCAAGTTCCCTATGGAACGATGAAAGTGCTAATATATATCAAGCTAAACAGAGAAGCTTTGAAGTTGGTGACATTGTAACAGTTATAATTGAAGAGACATCAGCTGCATCCCACAGTGCAAATACTAGTCTTAGTCAAGAAAGTAGAATTGATGGTGGAGCAGGAACAGGTTTGCTTGATTTTCTCAGGAGTTTAGGTCTTTCTTATTCAGATCAAGATAGAGCTGATGGACAGACTCAAAGAAGTGGTCAATTAAGTGCAGATATAACTGTACAGTTAGTTGAGAGTTTTGATAATGGTAATTTTAAAATTTCAGGAACTAAATCAGTTAAATTAAATGATGAAGAACATATTATCAGTTTATCAGGTATTATTAGAGCTGATGATATAGATGAAGATAATTATATATCATCACATAAAATTGCAGATGCAATGATTGAGTTTGAAGGTCAGGGAGTTGTAAGTGCTAAGCAAAGGCCAAATATTTTCCAGAGATTATTGAATTGGATATTCTAA
- a CDS encoding flagellar basal body P-ring protein FlgI, producing the protein MNDKLKFIKILLVLFVLMVSLGIQAEESHDPLVSIGNITRIRGVRTNQLHGFGLIIGLAGTGDSNRYGATVTSHANMLNNMGIEVTADQINSRNVAAVMVTAVLPAFAHEGDTIDVTVSSLGDARSLQGGTLFMTPLRAANGEIYAVAQGPSSIGGFNVQGAGGQEQRQNHPTVATIPNGAMVEREVEFSLSNEEIVFLLDNENSETARNITNAINQEFEEFGQRYANARTSREVVVEVPESYRNDLVAFIAEVEKLEVRPAIEARVIINERTGTISMGHNVRISTVTVAHGNLTVSIDSSQQVSQPPAFTDGETVITEETDITIEEDEAYFMLLPSTSSVQDLVAVLNTIGATPRDIIAILQNIKAQGALHAKLELR; encoded by the coding sequence ATGAATGATAAGTTAAAATTTATAAAAATATTATTAGTCTTATTTGTATTAATGGTATCTCTAGGGATACAGGCTGAAGAAAGCCATGATCCTTTAGTCTCTATTGGAAATATTACTAGAATACGTGGAGTTAGGACGAATCAACTACATGGTTTTGGTTTAATTATAGGACTTGCAGGTACAGGAGATTCAAATAGATATGGGGCTACCGTGACTAGTCATGCGAATATGCTAAACAATATGGGTATAGAAGTAACAGCAGATCAGATAAATAGTCGTAATGTGGCAGCTGTAATGGTTACTGCGGTATTACCTGCTTTTGCACATGAAGGCGATACTATAGATGTTACCGTTAGTTCATTGGGAGATGCTAGAAGTTTACAGGGTGGTACCCTTTTTATGACTCCTTTAAGAGCAGCTAATGGAGAAATATATGCAGTTGCACAGGGCCCTAGTTCTATAGGTGGGTTTAATGTACAGGGAGCAGGGGGACAAGAACAACGTCAAAATCACCCTACTGTAGCGACAATTCCTAATGGAGCAATGGTTGAAAGAGAAGTGGAGTTTAGCTTGAGTAATGAGGAAATAGTATTTTTATTAGATAATGAAAATTCTGAGACTGCAAGAAATATAACAAATGCTATTAATCAAGAGTTTGAAGAATTTGGTCAAAGATATGCTAATGCTAGAACTTCAAGAGAGGTAGTTGTTGAAGTACCTGAAAGTTATAGAAATGATCTTGTAGCCTTTATTGCTGAGGTTGAAAAACTAGAAGTTAGGCCAGCTATTGAGGCAAGAGTAATTATTAATGAGCGAACTGGTACAATATCTATGGGTCATAATGTGAGAATTTCAACAGTTACAGTAGCTCACGGCAATTTAACAGTAAGTATTGATAGTAGTCAGCAGGTATCACAACCGCCAGCGTTTACAGATGGTGAAACTGTAATAACTGAGGAGACAGATATTACTATTGAAGAAGATGAAGCATATTTTATGCTTTTACCTTCAACTAGTTCAGTGCAAGACTTGGTTGCTGTTTTAAATACTATAGGGGCGACACCGCGAGATATAATTGCTATTTTACAAAACATAAAGGCACAGGGAGCATTACATGCTAAACTTGAATTAAGATAG
- the flgA gene encoding flagellar basal body P-ring formation chaperone FlgA, whose protein sequence is MKTKLIRILFITVILTLAISNFIKAEQININIPAEVEVSSSPVTLGDIAQIHTSREEDRSKIASIELIRILLPGYSRHVQKSQINLILNNSNFEPELIDLSMANVVKVTRSKRLLDTNYLIDEARQFLLSLIEYDPEKVEITPRFMPPEIVLADSDYELEFELASNRVLGNISLQVKVIVDGFLYRQFYMGLQVKIYEEVFIARREISVGERIKQEDFHKVYKALSDFRGDIIRDLDNTLVRNGIVTRRISRDGVLTTYHLALPIIVSPSDVLQAEIISGGIRVRTQVIARQSGRKGDYITVENINNKHRFRAEIINSNLVRLVFNEEG, encoded by the coding sequence ATGAAAACAAAGCTTATTAGGATTCTTTTTATCACTGTCATATTGACCCTAGCTATTTCTAATTTTATAAAAGCAGAGCAAATAAATATAAATATACCAGCAGAAGTAGAAGTATCAAGTTCTCCAGTTACTCTTGGTGATATAGCTCAAATTCATACTTCAAGAGAAGAGGATCGAAGTAAGATTGCTTCTATAGAATTAATTAGAATTCTCTTGCCTGGGTATTCTAGGCATGTACAAAAAAGTCAGATTAATTTAATACTTAATAACAGTAATTTTGAACCTGAATTAATAGACCTAAGTATGGCTAATGTTGTAAAAGTCACCAGAAGTAAAAGGCTTCTTGATACAAATTATTTAATTGATGAAGCTAGACAATTCTTATTATCATTAATAGAATATGATCCTGAAAAGGTAGAAATAACACCACGTTTTATGCCCCCAGAGATTGTCCTGGCTGATAGTGACTATGAATTAGAATTTGAATTAGCATCAAATAGGGTCCTTGGAAACATATCATTACAGGTAAAAGTAATAGTTGATGGTTTTTTATATAGACAGTTTTATATGGGTTTGCAAGTAAAAATTTATGAAGAAGTCTTTATAGCAAGAAGGGAGATTTCTGTAGGCGAAAGGATTAAGCAAGAAGACTTTCACAAAGTATATAAAGCTCTAAGTGATTTTAGAGGAGATATAATTAGGGATCTGGATAATACTCTAGTAAGAAATGGTATAGTTACAAGGAGGATTTCCAGAGATGGGGTTTTAACTACTTATCATCTTGCATTACCTATTATAGTCAGCCCATCTGATGTGTTACAAGCAGAGATTATATCTGGTGGAATCAGGGTGCGTACCCAGGTCATAGCAAGACAAAGTGGAAGAAAAGGTGATTATATCACAGTCGAAAACATAAATAATAAGCATAGATTTAGAGCAGAGATTATAAATTCTAATTTAGTCAGGCTAGTTTTTAACGAGGAGGGCTGA
- a CDS encoding double zinc ribbon domain-containing protein, which translates to MSFFKKLLNLIYPENNHCLKCNENYIFSEITGLCSDCLSQLPFLEHYCFSCGRALIDESRKYCSFCSENGFAFDQARSAGLYSDLLKFLILKFKYELKLSISETLGEILYYTFQLYYQKGNINEIVYVPIHNQRRKERGFNQAELIAQDLSKKIKIPLNSKVERIKVTPPLYNYAFHERENILKDSFALENNLYKGKTLLLLDDVLTTGATANELARVLKEVGGANKVFLLTVATAITY; encoded by the coding sequence ATGTCATTTTTCAAAAAATTATTAAACTTAATTTATCCTGAAAATAATCATTGTTTGAAATGTAATGAAAATTATATTTTTAGTGAAATTACTGGGCTTTGTAGTGACTGTTTAAGTCAACTCCCCTTTTTGGAACACTATTGTTTTTCTTGTGGCCGTGCTTTGATTGATGAAAGCAGAAAGTATTGTAGTTTTTGTAGTGAAAATGGTTTTGCTTTTGATCAAGCAAGAAGCGCAGGGCTATATTCTGATTTATTAAAGTTTTTAATACTTAAGTTTAAATATGAGCTTAAGCTAAGCATATCTGAGACCTTAGGAGAGATATTATATTATACTTTTCAATTATATTATCAAAAAGGGAATATAAACGAAATTGTATATGTTCCAATACATAATCAAAGGCGAAAAGAGCGAGGATTTAATCAGGCAGAATTAATAGCTCAGGACTTATCTAAGAAGATAAAAATTCCACTTAATTCAAAGGTGGAAAGAATAAAAGTAACACCGCCATTATATAACTATGCCTTCCATGAACGTGAGAATATACTTAAAGATAGTTTTGCTTTAGAAAATAATTTGTATAAAGGTAAGACTTTGCTATTGCTTGATGATGTTTTGACAACTGGAGCTACGGCAAATGAACTGGCTAGGGTTTTAAAGGAAGTAGGAGGAGCTAATAAGGTGTTTTTATTAACTGTAGCTACAGCTATTACGTATTAA
- a CDS encoding phosphodiester glycosidase family protein, whose amino-acid sequence MKQFRYCLLFTIAFMMVFSTSSLADFFTHFMEEFIKEGKEVNILLNEEIEEFNIISKENLILESENTSFIALEAGEKYRFSLEKTEEIFYTVQIFASLVRENANQAWNRFLDMGYSELSMIKEDDLYKLRIGNFSNKDDAQFLINDLKKQGWNPWLLEKKQVDDVRINVYDAREQLLFWGNQLSIKGDIKIDSKNYQGKSTFILENGILRIENRTQLENILAGIMDYEFKGQEVSSEVLKAYAISLRTHILSLLYNNNGMALNISKYQGLSEREEFISAVRRTEGIVMEDKQKEGQLYSINRLFYFRLNHRVFTDLNYDYRDILNTIYSDFYFRDLKELLFRQTMVNAEIRWGLRYKEIRETTWYGPRVITLVEVDLDRRFIYIEPVLAQGRVPGLEDLSMMLSRKEGALVGINGGYFHYSGRPLGLIYKEGEIISEPIFNRTALILTDENEAVFSQLSWEGIINHNGSSISVNGVNRVPGENEVTIFNKYYSNTAPAIKLGILELIVKDDLVKEINYMAEERANVRGSSIPDDGFIIRVHGTSRQKFDEVKVGDKIILENNFTPDFDDLNVKTAIAAGPLLIKDSEISITSSEERFQPDIALGRAPRTAVGKTKDNKLVFFTVDGRQNDYSIGISLNELANFMQDYGINDGMNLDGGNSARMVVRGFTMNRPSADRFISNGIIIGTQM is encoded by the coding sequence TTGAAGCAATTTAGATATTGTTTACTCTTTACTATAGCATTTATGATGGTGTTTAGTACAAGTTCCTTAGCGGATTTTTTTACCCATTTCATGGAAGAATTTATCAAGGAAGGTAAAGAGGTAAACATTTTGTTGAATGAGGAAATAGAAGAATTTAATATAATTTCAAAAGAGAACCTTATATTAGAAAGTGAAAATACTAGTTTTATAGCATTAGAAGCTGGAGAAAAATATCGTTTTTCACTAGAAAAAACAGAAGAAATTTTTTATACTGTTCAGATTTTTGCTTCACTTGTCAGGGAAAATGCAAATCAAGCCTGGAATCGTTTTTTAGATATGGGGTATTCAGAATTAAGTATGATAAAAGAAGATGACTTATATAAACTACGAATAGGAAATTTTTCCAATAAAGATGATGCTCAGTTTTTAATAAATGATTTGAAGAAGCAAGGATGGAATCCGTGGTTACTTGAAAAGAAGCAAGTAGATGATGTAAGAATAAATGTTTATGATGCTAGAGAACAACTTCTTTTTTGGGGTAATCAATTATCAATAAAAGGTGATATTAAAATAGATTCAAAAAATTATCAAGGTAAAAGTACCTTTATATTGGAAAATGGAATTCTTAGAATTGAAAATAGAACACAATTAGAAAATATTTTGGCAGGAATTATGGATTATGAATTTAAAGGTCAAGAAGTATCTAGTGAAGTATTAAAAGCATATGCAATTTCATTACGGACTCATATATTATCTCTTTTATATAATAATAACGGAATGGCTTTAAATATAAGTAAATATCAAGGTTTGTCTGAAAGAGAAGAATTTATATCTGCAGTTCGAAGAACTGAAGGTATTGTGATGGAAGACAAGCAGAAAGAAGGTCAATTATACTCAATAAATAGACTATTTTACTTTAGATTAAATCATCGAGTTTTTACAGATTTAAATTATGATTATAGAGATATCTTAAATACAATATATTCTGATTTTTATTTTAGAGATCTGAAAGAATTGCTTTTCCGTCAAACCATGGTTAATGCAGAAATAAGATGGGGATTAAGGTATAAAGAAATAAGAGAAACTACCTGGTATGGTCCAAGGGTAATAACTCTCGTTGAAGTAGACTTAGATAGACGCTTTATATATATTGAACCAGTTCTTGCTCAAGGTAGAGTTCCTGGCTTAGAAGATCTTTCGATGATGCTTAGCAGAAAAGAGGGTGCCTTAGTAGGTATAAATGGTGGCTATTTCCATTATTCTGGGAGACCTCTTGGATTAATTTATAAAGAAGGTGAGATTATATCTGAACCTATATTTAATAGGACAGCTTTGATACTCACTGATGAAAATGAAGCTGTTTTTTCTCAGCTTTCTTGGGAAGGGATTATAAATCATAATGGCAGCAGTATTAGTGTAAATGGAGTTAATAGAGTACCTGGAGAAAATGAAGTAACAATATTTAATAAATATTATTCTAACACTGCTCCAGCAATTAAGTTAGGGATATTAGAATTAATTGTGAAAGACGACTTAGTTAAAGAAATAAACTATATGGCAGAAGAACGTGCTAATGTTAGGGGTAGCAGCATACCAGATGATGGATTTATCATAAGGGTTCATGGTACATCCAGACAGAAATTTGATGAAGTAAAAGTAGGTGATAAAATTATACTTGAAAATAATTTTACACCGGATTTTGATGATTTAAATGTGAAAACTGCAATAGCTGCTGGGCCACTTTTGATAAAAGATAGTGAAATATCTATTACGTCTTCAGAAGAACGTTTTCAGCCAGATATAGCACTTGGGAGAGCGCCTAGAACTGCTGTTGGAAAGACTAAAGATAATAAATTGGTATTTTTCACTGTTGACGGTAGGCAGAATGATTATAGTATAGGTATTAGCTTGAATGAATTAGCTAATTTTATGCAAGATTATGGAATAAATGATGGTATGAATTTAGATGGGGGTAATTCAGCACGTATGGTTGTTAGGGGATTTACTATGAATAGACCTAGTGCTGATAGATTTATAAGTAATGGAATAATAATAGGGACGCAAATGTAG
- the raiA gene encoding ribosome-associated translation inhibitor RaiA, translating into MKVMTYGKNIDVTPALKDYASEKLSKMTKYFNGDPMEAHVSFEVEKERHIVEVTAYVNGLILRGEEVSGDMYASIDGVIEKLERQVRKYKTKIKKKIRERKQELKEEYKEERTEKILQAKFEEEDEYNPQVVRTKKFAIKPMDVTEAVMQMDLLGHDFFVFSNANTEEVNVVYKRKKGDYGLIEPTF; encoded by the coding sequence ATGAAAGTGATGACTTATGGAAAGAATATCGATGTAACACCTGCTTTAAAGGATTATGCAAGTGAGAAGTTGAGTAAGATGACTAAGTATTTTAATGGTGACCCAATGGAAGCACATGTTTCTTTTGAGGTTGAAAAGGAAAGACATATTGTAGAAGTAACAGCTTATGTAAATGGCTTGATACTAAGAGGCGAAGAAGTCAGTGGAGATATGTATGCATCTATCGATGGTGTGATTGAAAAACTTGAACGCCAGGTACGTAAATATAAAACTAAGATTAAAAAGAAAATAAGAGAAAGAAAGCAAGAATTGAAAGAAGAGTACAAGGAAGAAAGGACAGAGAAAATTCTTCAAGCTAAGTTTGAAGAAGAGGATGAGTATAATCCTCAGGTAGTAAGAACAAAGAAGTTTGCTATTAAACCGATGGATGTTACAGAAGCTGTAATGCAAATGGATTTACTTGGTCATGATTTCTTTGTTTTCTCGAATGCTAACACTGAAGAAGTGAATGTTGTTTACAAAAGAAAAAAAGGAGATTATGGTTTAATTGAACCAACTTTCTAA
- a CDS encoding sigma-70 family RNA polymerase sigma factor, which translates to MNNEQQEEELIKEAQDGSCKAIELLINSNMDIVYSKARYFFIKGLDREDVIQEGLVGLYKAIRDYQEDRAASFRGFAQLCIHRQMVSAIKRANRQKHIPLNSSTSIDKDIEFGEGSRCFREMLANEEENLEDRYIYQEQLTILFNIIDEELTELEKDVFMQYLENMSYQEISKNLDVSIKTVDNALQRARKKIDKIKYNYNMQDLVG; encoded by the coding sequence GTGAATAATGAACAGCAAGAAGAAGAACTTATCAAAGAAGCTCAAGACGGAAGTTGTAAGGCTATTGAGTTATTGATTAATTCAAACATGGATATTGTATATTCTAAAGCTAGATATTTCTTTATTAAAGGCTTAGATAGAGAAGATGTAATTCAAGAGGGATTAGTAGGCTTATATAAAGCTATTAGGGATTATCAAGAGGATAGGGCAGCTTCTTTTCGAGGCTTTGCACAACTATGTATACATAGACAAATGGTTTCAGCTATTAAAAGGGCAAATCGACAAAAACATATACCTTTAAATAGTTCTACATCTATAGATAAAGATATTGAATTTGGAGAGGGAAGTCGCTGTTTTAGGGAAATGCTGGCTAATGAAGAAGAAAATTTAGAAGACAGATATATATATCAAGAACAATTAACAATTTTATTTAATATAATTGACGAAGAACTAACAGAATTGGAAAAAGATGTTTTCATGCAATATTTAGAAAATATGTCTTATCAAGAAATATCAAAAAATTTAGACGTTAGTATTAAAACAGTTGATAATGCCCTACAGCGAGCCAGAAAAAAAATAGATAAAATAAAATATAATTATAATATGCAAGATTTAGTAGGTTAA
- a CDS encoding rod-binding protein, with amino-acid sequence MQINTELMRQTYTQAISDSGIEKLNENLAANKDLANQKAALSSKNIFEAEEQKLKMLANEFTSILLNQMFKSMRNTISDDQLLHGGFSEEIFTDMLDEEMSKVAASQKGFNSLGRSLYQQLRSNL; translated from the coding sequence ATGCAGATTAATACTGAACTTATGCGCCAGACATATACACAAGCTATAAGTGATTCAGGAATAGAAAAATTAAACGAAAATTTAGCCGCAAACAAAGACCTTGCAAATCAAAAAGCTGCATTATCTTCAAAAAATATTTTTGAAGCAGAAGAGCAAAAACTTAAAATGCTTGCAAATGAATTTACATCTATATTATTGAATCAAATGTTTAAAAGTATGAGAAATACAATCTCTGATGATCAATTATTACACGGAGGTTTTTCAGAAGAAATATTTACAGATATGCTAGATGAAGAGATGAGTAAGGTGGCTGCTAGTCAAAAAGGTTTTAATTCATTGGGTAGGAGTTTATATCAACAATTAAGGAGTAATTTATAG
- a CDS encoding cold-shock protein, protein MFTGKVKWFDAQKGYGFIEREDGDDVFVHFSAIEDEGFKTLEEGQEVEFEIVDGDRGPQASNVVKL, encoded by the coding sequence ATTTTTACAGGAAAAGTAAAATGGTTTGATGCTCAAAAAGGTTATGGTTTTATTGAAAGAGAAGATGGCGATGATGTATTCGTTCACTTTTCTGCTATTGAAGACGAAGGATTCAAAACATTAGAAGAAGGACAAGAAGTAGAATTTGAAATTGTTGATGGAGATCGTGGTCCTCAAGCAAGTAATGTTGTTAAATTATAA